A stretch of Dromaius novaehollandiae isolate bDroNov1 chromosome 8, bDroNov1.hap1, whole genome shotgun sequence DNA encodes these proteins:
- the LOC112997384 gene encoding LOW QUALITY PROTEIN: regulator of G-protein signaling 21 (The sequence of the model RefSeq protein was modified relative to this genomic sequence to represent the inferred CDS: substituted 1 base at 1 genomic stop codon): MPVKCCFYRXATRETMAWFESVDTLLANKDGLAAFRTFLKSEFSEENIEFWLACEDFKKTKSSTKIASKAQKIYSDFIQADAPKEINIDFHTRNHISRNISEPTLSCFDDAQRLIYSLMAKDSFPRFLRSEEYKELVNKQQDGNQKRWLPFL; the protein is encoded by the exons ATGCCAGTGAA GTGTTGTTTCTACAGGTGAGCCACTAGGGAAACTATGGCCTGGTTCGAGTCTGTGGATACGCTACTGGCCAATAAAG acggcTTGGCAGCTTTTAGGACATTTCTCAAGTCCGAGTTCAGCGAGGAGAACATCGAGTTCTGGCTGGCCTGCGAGGACTTCAAGAAAACCAAGTCCTCTACTAAGATTGCCTCAAAAGCCCAAAAGATTTATTCTGACTTCATACAAGCTGACGCTCCCAAGGAG ATAAACATTGACTTTCACACCAGAAACCACATCTCTCGGAACATCTCAGAGCCCACCCTCAGCTGCTTTGACGACGCGCAGAGGTTAATCTATAGCCTCATGGCAAAGGACTCCTTCCCCaggttcctcaggtcagaagagtATAAGGAGCTAGTAAATAAGCAGCAGGATGGAAACCAGAAGAGATGGCTCCCGTTTCTGTGA